The following proteins are co-located in the Triticum aestivum cultivar Chinese Spring chromosome 1A, IWGSC CS RefSeq v2.1, whole genome shotgun sequence genome:
- the LOC123043576 gene encoding beta-glucuronosyltransferase GlcAT14B isoform X2 codes for MRIRGLAMSGGREVAISAVFTALLVVSILFLPSVLLTSGRLGPSSAKEWPFLAAAKDGGYYPVSFAYLISASTGDAERAARLLAALYHPANSYLLHLDREAPAEEHRRLAELVSGQPVYGRVGNVWIVGKPNLVTYRGPTMLSTTLHAMAVLLRVGRRWDWFVNLSASDYPLVTQDDLMEAFSRLPRDLNFIQHTSHLGWKIKKRARPVILDTALYEADRSELLRPSPNITTNRRGLPTAFKLFTDNSGRTASRECAGEANAAVPFALFVDCFQETAGSAWTMLSRRFAEYCVMGWDNLARTLLLYHANLVSSPEFYFQTVACNSREFRNATVNSDLHFIRWDTPPKQHPLYLGPKDYRRMVLSSAAFARKFRDADLVLDRIDREILKRRPPSRDDDHGDHAASASVARHGGQFFSYGGWCSEGEVGLCSNPWEPSRKGAIKPGAGSRRLRVMLNKMLSGRNFRKQQCR; via the exons ATGAGGATTCGGGGGCTGGCGATGAGCGGCGGCAGGGAGGTGGCCATCTCCGCCGTCTTCACGGCGCTCCTCGTCGTCTCCATCCTCTTTCTCCCCTCGGTCCTGCTCACCAGCGGCAGGCTCGGCCCATCCTCCGCCAAGGAGTGGCCGTTCCTCGCGGCGGCCAAGGACGGCGGCTACTACCCGGTGTCGTTCGCGTACCTCATCTCTGCGTCGACGGGGGACGCGGAGCGAGCGGCGAGGCTGCTGGCGGCGCTGTACCACCCGGCCAACAGTTACCTGCTGCACCTGGACCGCGAGGCCCCCGCCGAGGAGCACCGCCGACTGGCTGAGCTGGTGTCCGGGCAGCCCGTGTACGGGCGCGTGGGGAACGTGTGGATCGTGGGGAAGCCCAACCTCGTCACCTACCGCGGACCGACCATGCTGTCCACCACTCTCCACGCGATGGCGGTGCTCCTCCGCGTCGGCCGCCGCTGGGACTGGTTCGTCAACCTCAGCGCCTCCGACTATCCGCTCGTCACCCAGGACG ATTTGATGGAGGCCTTCTCGCGGCTGCCGAGGGATCTCAACTTCATACAGCACACCAGCCACTTGGGCTGGAAGAT AAAGAAGCGGGCGCGGCCGGTGATCCTGGACACGGCGCTGTACGAG GCCGACCGGTCGGAGCTCCTCCGCCCGTCGCCCAACATCACCACCAACCGCCGGGGACTCCCCACCGCCTTCAAGCTCTTCACCG ACAATTCAGGCCGCACAGCAAGCCGCGAATGTGCTGGCGAAGCAAATGCTGCAGTACCTTTTGCTTTGTTCGTCGATTGCTTCCAAGAAACGGCAG GGTCGGCGTGGACCATGCTGTCGCGGCGCTTCGCGGAGTACTGCGTGATGGGGTGGGACAACCTGGCGCGGACGCTGCTGCTCTACCACGCCAACCTCGTCTCCTCGCCGGAGTTCTACTTCCAGACGGTGGCCTGCAACTCCCGCGAGTTCCGGAACGCCACCGTCAACAGCGACCTGCATTTCATCCGGTGGGACACCCCGCCCAAACAGCACCCGCTCTACCTCGGCCCCAAGGACTACCGCCGGATGGTGCTCAGCAGCGCCGCCTTCGCCCGCAAGTTCAGGGACGCCGACCTCGTGCTCGACAGGATCGACCGGGAGATCCTCAAGCGCCGACCGCCGTCCCGCGACGACGATCACGGTGATCACGCCGCCTCTGCCTCTGTTGCTAGGCACGGCGGGCAGTTCTTCAGCTACGGCGGGTGGTGCTCCGAGGGGGAGGTGGGGCTGTGCTCCAACCCCTGGGAACCCAGCAGGAAGGGGGCCATCAAGCCCGGCGCTGGGTCAAGAAGGCTCAGGGTCATGCTCAACAAGATGTTGTCCGGAAGAAACTTCAGGAAGCAGCAGTGTAGGTGA
- the LOC123043576 gene encoding beta-glucuronosyltransferase GlcAT14A isoform X4, with the protein MRIRGLAMSGGREVAISAVFTALLVVSILFLPSVLLTSGRLGPSSAKEWPFLAAAKDGGYYPVSFAYLISASTGDAERAARLLAALYHPANSYLLHLDREAPAEEHRRLAELVSGQPVYGRVGNVWIVGKPNLVTYRGPTMLSTTLHAMAVLLRVGRRWDWFVNLSASDYPLVTQDDLMEAFSRLPRDLNFIQHTSHLGWKIKKRARPVILDTALYEADRSELLRPSPNITTNRRGLPTAFKLFTGSAWTMLSRRFAEYCVMGWDNLARTLLLYHANLVSSPEFYFQTVACNSREFRNATVNSDLHFIRWDTPPKQHPLYLGPKDYRRMVLSSAAFARKFRDADLVLDRIDREILKRRPPSRDDDHGDHAASASVARHGGQFFSYGGWCSEGEVGLCSNPWEPSRKGAIKPGAGSRRLRVMLNKMLSGRNFRKQQCR; encoded by the exons ATGAGGATTCGGGGGCTGGCGATGAGCGGCGGCAGGGAGGTGGCCATCTCCGCCGTCTTCACGGCGCTCCTCGTCGTCTCCATCCTCTTTCTCCCCTCGGTCCTGCTCACCAGCGGCAGGCTCGGCCCATCCTCCGCCAAGGAGTGGCCGTTCCTCGCGGCGGCCAAGGACGGCGGCTACTACCCGGTGTCGTTCGCGTACCTCATCTCTGCGTCGACGGGGGACGCGGAGCGAGCGGCGAGGCTGCTGGCGGCGCTGTACCACCCGGCCAACAGTTACCTGCTGCACCTGGACCGCGAGGCCCCCGCCGAGGAGCACCGCCGACTGGCTGAGCTGGTGTCCGGGCAGCCCGTGTACGGGCGCGTGGGGAACGTGTGGATCGTGGGGAAGCCCAACCTCGTCACCTACCGCGGACCGACCATGCTGTCCACCACTCTCCACGCGATGGCGGTGCTCCTCCGCGTCGGCCGCCGCTGGGACTGGTTCGTCAACCTCAGCGCCTCCGACTATCCGCTCGTCACCCAGGACG ATTTGATGGAGGCCTTCTCGCGGCTGCCGAGGGATCTCAACTTCATACAGCACACCAGCCACTTGGGCTGGAAGAT AAAGAAGCGGGCGCGGCCGGTGATCCTGGACACGGCGCTGTACGAG GCCGACCGGTCGGAGCTCCTCCGCCCGTCGCCCAACATCACCACCAACCGCCGGGGACTCCCCACCGCCTTCAAGCTCTTCACCG GGTCGGCGTGGACCATGCTGTCGCGGCGCTTCGCGGAGTACTGCGTGATGGGGTGGGACAACCTGGCGCGGACGCTGCTGCTCTACCACGCCAACCTCGTCTCCTCGCCGGAGTTCTACTTCCAGACGGTGGCCTGCAACTCCCGCGAGTTCCGGAACGCCACCGTCAACAGCGACCTGCATTTCATCCGGTGGGACACCCCGCCCAAACAGCACCCGCTCTACCTCGGCCCCAAGGACTACCGCCGGATGGTGCTCAGCAGCGCCGCCTTCGCCCGCAAGTTCAGGGACGCCGACCTCGTGCTCGACAGGATCGACCGGGAGATCCTCAAGCGCCGACCGCCGTCCCGCGACGACGATCACGGTGATCACGCCGCCTCTGCCTCTGTTGCTAGGCACGGCGGGCAGTTCTTCAGCTACGGCGGGTGGTGCTCCGAGGGGGAGGTGGGGCTGTGCTCCAACCCCTGGGAACCCAGCAGGAAGGGGGCCATCAAGCCCGGCGCTGGGTCAAGAAGGCTCAGGGTCATGCTCAACAAGATGTTGTCCGGAAGAAACTTCAGGAAGCAGCAGTGTAGGTGA
- the LOC123043576 gene encoding beta-glucuronosyltransferase GlcAT14A isoform X3: MRIRGLAMSGGREVAISAVFTALLVVSILFLPSVLLTSGRLGPSSAKEWPFLAAAKDGGYYPVSFAYLISASTGDAERAARLLAALYHPANSYLLHLDREAPAEEHRRLAELVSGQPVYGRVGNVWIVGKPNLVTYRGPTMLSTTLHAMAVLLRVGRRWDWFVNLSASDYPLVTQDDLMEAFSRLPRDLNFIQHTSHLGWKIKKRARPVILDTALYEADRSELLRPSPNITTNRRGLPTAFKLFTGSAWTMLSRRFAEYCVMGWDNLARTLLLYHANLVSSPEFYFQTVACNSREFRNATVNSDLHFIRWDTPPKQHPLYLGPKDYRRMVLSSAAFARKFRDADLVLDRIDREILKRRPPSRDDDHGDHAASASVARHGGQFFSYGGWCSEGEVGLCSNPWEPSRKGAIKPGAGSRRLRVMLNKMLSGRNFRKQQCR, encoded by the exons ATGAGGATTCGGGGGCTGGCGATGAGCGGCGGCAGGGAGGTGGCCATCTCCGCCGTCTTCACGGCGCTCCTCGTCGTCTCCATCCTCTTTCTCCCCTCGGTCCTGCTCACCAGCGGCAGGCTCGGCCCATCCTCCGCCAAGGAGTGGCCGTTCCTCGCGGCGGCCAAGGACGGCGGCTACTACCCGGTGTCGTTCGCGTACCTCATCTCTGCGTCGACGGGGGACGCGGAGCGAGCGGCGAGGCTGCTGGCGGCGCTGTACCACCCGGCCAACAGTTACCTGCTGCACCTGGACCGCGAGGCCCCCGCCGAGGAGCACCGCCGACTGGCTGAGCTGGTGTCCGGGCAGCCCGTGTACGGGCGCGTGGGGAACGTGTGGATCGTGGGGAAGCCCAACCTCGTCACCTACCGCGGACCGACCATGCTGTCCACCACTCTCCACGCGATGGCGGTGCTCCTCCGCGTCGGCCGCCGCTGGGACTGGTTCGTCAACCTCAGCGCCTCCGACTATCCGCTCGTCACCCAGGACG ATTTGATGGAGGCCTTCTCGCGGCTGCCGAGGGATCTCAACTTCATACAGCACACCAGCCACTTGGGCTGGAAGAT AAAGAAGCGGGCGCGGCCGGTGATCCTGGACACGGCGCTGTACGAGGCCGACCGGTCGGAGCTCCTCCGCCCGTCGCCCAACATCACCACCAACCGCCGGGGACTCCCCACCGCCTTCAAGCTCTTCACCG GGTCGGCGTGGACCATGCTGTCGCGGCGCTTCGCGGAGTACTGCGTGATGGGGTGGGACAACCTGGCGCGGACGCTGCTGCTCTACCACGCCAACCTCGTCTCCTCGCCGGAGTTCTACTTCCAGACGGTGGCCTGCAACTCCCGCGAGTTCCGGAACGCCACCGTCAACAGCGACCTGCATTTCATCCGGTGGGACACCCCGCCCAAACAGCACCCGCTCTACCTCGGCCCCAAGGACTACCGCCGGATGGTGCTCAGCAGCGCCGCCTTCGCCCGCAAGTTCAGGGACGCCGACCTCGTGCTCGACAGGATCGACCGGGAGATCCTCAAGCGCCGACCGCCGTCCCGCGACGACGATCACGGTGATCACGCCGCCTCTGCCTCTGTTGCTAGGCACGGCGGGCAGTTCTTCAGCTACGGCGGGTGGTGCTCCGAGGGGGAGGTGGGGCTGTGCTCCAACCCCTGGGAACCCAGCAGGAAGGGGGCCATCAAGCCCGGCGCTGGGTCAAGAAGGCTCAGGGTCATGCTCAACAAGATGTTGTCCGGAAGAAACTTCAGGAAGCAGCAGTGTAGGTGA
- the LOC123043576 gene encoding beta-glucuronosyltransferase GlcAT14B isoform X1, translating to MRIRGLAMSGGREVAISAVFTALLVVSILFLPSVLLTSGRLGPSSAKEWPFLAAAKDGGYYPVSFAYLISASTGDAERAARLLAALYHPANSYLLHLDREAPAEEHRRLAELVSGQPVYGRVGNVWIVGKPNLVTYRGPTMLSTTLHAMAVLLRVGRRWDWFVNLSASDYPLVTQDDLMEAFSRLPRDLNFIQHTSHLGWKIKKRARPVILDTALYEADRSELLRPSPNITTNRRGLPTAFKLFTDNSGRTASRECAGEANAAVPFALFVDCFQETAGSAWTMLSRRFAEYCVMGWDNLARTLLLYHANLVSSPEFYFQTVACNSREFRNATVNSDLHFIRWDTPPKQHPLYLGPKDYRRMVLSSAAFARKFRDADLVLDRIDREILKRRPPSRDDDHGDHAASASVARHGGQFFSYGGWCSEGEVGLCSNPWEPSRKGAIKPGAGSRRLRVMLNKMLSGRNFRKQQCR from the exons ATGAGGATTCGGGGGCTGGCGATGAGCGGCGGCAGGGAGGTGGCCATCTCCGCCGTCTTCACGGCGCTCCTCGTCGTCTCCATCCTCTTTCTCCCCTCGGTCCTGCTCACCAGCGGCAGGCTCGGCCCATCCTCCGCCAAGGAGTGGCCGTTCCTCGCGGCGGCCAAGGACGGCGGCTACTACCCGGTGTCGTTCGCGTACCTCATCTCTGCGTCGACGGGGGACGCGGAGCGAGCGGCGAGGCTGCTGGCGGCGCTGTACCACCCGGCCAACAGTTACCTGCTGCACCTGGACCGCGAGGCCCCCGCCGAGGAGCACCGCCGACTGGCTGAGCTGGTGTCCGGGCAGCCCGTGTACGGGCGCGTGGGGAACGTGTGGATCGTGGGGAAGCCCAACCTCGTCACCTACCGCGGACCGACCATGCTGTCCACCACTCTCCACGCGATGGCGGTGCTCCTCCGCGTCGGCCGCCGCTGGGACTGGTTCGTCAACCTCAGCGCCTCCGACTATCCGCTCGTCACCCAGGACG ATTTGATGGAGGCCTTCTCGCGGCTGCCGAGGGATCTCAACTTCATACAGCACACCAGCCACTTGGGCTGGAAGAT AAAGAAGCGGGCGCGGCCGGTGATCCTGGACACGGCGCTGTACGAGGCCGACCGGTCGGAGCTCCTCCGCCCGTCGCCCAACATCACCACCAACCGCCGGGGACTCCCCACCGCCTTCAAGCTCTTCACCG ACAATTCAGGCCGCACAGCAAGCCGCGAATGTGCTGGCGAAGCAAATGCTGCAGTACCTTTTGCTTTGTTCGTCGATTGCTTCCAAGAAACGGCAG GGTCGGCGTGGACCATGCTGTCGCGGCGCTTCGCGGAGTACTGCGTGATGGGGTGGGACAACCTGGCGCGGACGCTGCTGCTCTACCACGCCAACCTCGTCTCCTCGCCGGAGTTCTACTTCCAGACGGTGGCCTGCAACTCCCGCGAGTTCCGGAACGCCACCGTCAACAGCGACCTGCATTTCATCCGGTGGGACACCCCGCCCAAACAGCACCCGCTCTACCTCGGCCCCAAGGACTACCGCCGGATGGTGCTCAGCAGCGCCGCCTTCGCCCGCAAGTTCAGGGACGCCGACCTCGTGCTCGACAGGATCGACCGGGAGATCCTCAAGCGCCGACCGCCGTCCCGCGACGACGATCACGGTGATCACGCCGCCTCTGCCTCTGTTGCTAGGCACGGCGGGCAGTTCTTCAGCTACGGCGGGTGGTGCTCCGAGGGGGAGGTGGGGCTGTGCTCCAACCCCTGGGAACCCAGCAGGAAGGGGGCCATCAAGCCCGGCGCTGGGTCAAGAAGGCTCAGGGTCATGCTCAACAAGATGTTGTCCGGAAGAAACTTCAGGAAGCAGCAGTGTAGGTGA
- the LOC123180089 gene encoding uncharacterized protein yields MGKGKASLDESDVAELLAMKGEFLQHRDETAELRGEVDDLRKDVHGIGLKQDTMVSVLDGVQKAVSSLNTQLAAMADVLKSMTLSDASTSAQPGQPVSEQQIPNNEASAPEDRPLTEDLRKRLALEQAKTRQLAAQIPPNLAPIQVPRPSVPPGFGTAATIDAPSGNATPTAAYKTARTPTFNNFRAARVRQGWDEFPKQYEQEMRTQFLKSITKGPRMDFPRFDGENPAGWICQCDKYFQMAGAPAEYKVSLAQLFSSASSYDLTKKFTSLKQSTLTVSEYTDQFEELMAEVQAENPIMDESWFIRCYVNGLRSHIKFQVHPLRPASLTEAYWLAVDLERALPEKKSYSSYAGNGKSSSNYQKTPTPLPEKPTEPKQVAVNQRAREPGKCWRCGDIWFHGHKCKLAPVLNVLIGEEPTEQPTEQEVLEETELEEQPQTEEKCMTISAQAMQSDNVNTISILVQIGGKQGIALVDSGSNSTFISLKFALSTNCTILKDTSRAVIVAGGGTLWSGAFVPTTTFIAGNTKFEQQFRVLDLPGHDMVLGSDWMANHNPVSFHYNPRQITVMQNKFTPVTIKACDTIAEATPIEAAEVDKLMAAGAPGYVLHLIRDTTMKKPANNTIPPPVEEVIQQFPEVFQEPKGLSPKRSHDHKIPLKEKEKPPNSRPYRVPHMQRNELERQIDGMLRDKIIRASESPYSSPAILVMKKDGTWRMCIDYRKLNAATIKNKFPIPVIEDLLDELHGATYFTKLDLRSGYHQVRMSEEDIPKTTFRTYFGHYEFLVMPFGLANAPGTFQALMNNIFGPYLRKFVLVFFHDILIFSKSLTEHIAHLQIVLQLLKEHQLFAKMSKCVFGVQQVEYLGHIITGEGVSIDSAKVAAIADWPLPTTPTQLRGFLGLCGYYRRFVKIFGTIARPLHDVLRKDSFQWTQTQTQAFQDLKQAMVSAPVLAVPNFSEPFTLETNASGVGLGAVMMQQGSL; encoded by the exons ATGGGGAAAGGCAAGGCTAGTCTTGATGAGTCGGACGTCGCCGAACTCCTGGCAATGAAGGGCGAATTTCTGCAGCACCGTGACGAAACTGCAGAGCTGCGTGGAGAAGTCGACGATCTCCGCAAGGATGTGCACGGCATTGGCCTCAAGCAGGATACCATGGTGTCGGTGCTGGATGGAGTCCAAAAAGCTGTTTCGTCTCTGAATACACAGCTTGCAGCTATGGCAGACGTGCTCAAATCCATGACACTCTCAGATGCATCTACATCCGCACAACCAGGCCAACCAGTTTCTGAGCAACAGATCCCAAACAATGAGGCAAGTGCACCTGAGGACAGACCACTGACTGAAGATTTGCGCAAACGCCTTGCACTTGAACAGGCCAAGACTCGTCAGTTGGCGGCACAAATACCCCCTAACCTCGCACCAATTCAGGTTCCTCGGCCCTCTGTTCCTCCAGGGTTTGGTACGGCTGCAACCATAGACGCTCCTTCTGGTAATGCAACTCCTACAGCAGCTTACAAAACTGCTCGTACACCCACTTTCAACAATTTTCGGGCTGCCAGGGTGCGCCAGGGTTGGGATGAATTTCCCAAACAGTATGAACAGGAGATGAGAACACAATTCCTTAAGAGCATCACCAAAGGCCCTCGCATGGATTTCCCACGATTTGATGGTGAAAATCCAGCAGGATGGATCTGTCAGTGCGATAAATACTTTCAGATGGCAGGGGCACCGGCAGAGTACAAAGTCAGCCTTGCTCAACT GTTTTCATCAGCAAGTTCATATGACCTGACAAAGAAATTCACTAGCTTGAAACAGAGCACTCTCACTGTTTCTGAATACACAGATCAGTTTGAGGAGCTTATGGCAGAAGTACAGGCAGAAAACCCAATAATGGATGAAAGCTGGTTTATACGATGCTATGTCAATGGTCTTCGTTCCCACATCAAGTTTCAAGTGCATCCATTACGGCCTGCTTCACTCACTGAAGCTTACTGGTTAGCCGTGGATCTAGAAAGGGCACTACCTGAGAAGAAATCTTACAGCTCATATGCAGGCAATGGCAAAAGCTCAAGCAACTATCAGAAAACACCAACTCCTCTTCCTGAAAAACCAACTGAACCCAAACAAGTTGCAGTGAATCAAAGGGCTAGAGAGCCAGGCAAGTGCTGGAGATGTGGAGATATATGGTTCCATGGTCACAAGTGTAAACTTGCACCTGTCCTGAATGTCCTTATAGGTGAAGAACCAACTGAACAACCCACAGAGCAGGAAGTACTGGAAGAAACTGAACTTGAGGAGCAACCACAAACTGAAGAAAAATGTATGACCATTTCGGCTCAGGCAATGCAATCAGATAATGTCAACACTATCTCAATTTTAGTGCAGATTGGAGGAAAGCAAGGAATTGCACTTGTAGACTCAGGGAGCAATTCCACATTCATCAGCCTTAAGTTTGCATTATCTACAAACTGCACTATCCTCAAGGACACTTCCAGAGCTGTAATAGTTGCAGGTGGGGGCACATTGTGGTCTGGTGCTTTTGTACCCACAACCACTTTTATAGCAGGCAATACCAAATTTGAACAACAGTTCAGAGTGCTTGACCTCCCTGGTCATGATATGGTACTTGGAAGTGATTGGATGGCTAACCACAATCCTGTCTCCTTCCACTACAACCCCAGACAAATCACTGTTATGCAGAACAAGTTCACACCGGTCACCATTAAAGCTTGTGACACCATAGCAGAAGCCACACCAATTGAAGCTGCAGAAGTGGATAAGCTCATGGCAGCAGGAGCACCTGGTTATGTCCTACACCTCATAAGGGACACCACAATGAAAAAACCTGCCAACAACACAATTCCTCCACCTGTAGAGGAAGTGATACAACAATTTCCTGAAGTTTTCCAAGAGCCCAAAGGTCTTTCCCCCAAGAGGTCACATGACCATAAAATCCCATTGAAGGAAAAGGAAAAACCACCTAACTCTAGGCCCTATAGAGTGCCTCATATGCAGAGAAATGAGTTAGAAAGGCAGATTGATGGCATGCTCAGGGATAAAATTATTAGAGCTAGTGAAAGCCCTTACTCCTCTCCAGCAATACTAGTTATGAAAAAGGATGGCACTTGGCGAATGTGCATTGATTACAGAAAGTTGAATGCTGCTACTATCAAGAATAAGTTCCCTATTCCTGTCATTGAGGACTTACTTGATGAACTGCATGGAGCAACTTACTTCACCAAGTTAGACCTGAGATCAGGCTATCACCAGGTCAGAATGAGTGAAGAAGATATACCAAAGACAACTTTTAGAACATATTTTGGCCACTATGAGTTTCTGGTAATGCCCTTTGGCCTTGCTAATGCACCTGGGACGTTTCAAGCACTAATGAACAACATCTTTGGCCCTTATCTTAGAAAGTTTGTCTTGGTTTTCTTTCACGACATATTAATCTTCAGTAAGTCACTTACTGAACACATAGCCCACTTGCAAATAGTGTTGCAGTTACTCAAGGAACATCAACTCTTTGCAAAAATGTCAAAGTGTGTGTTTGGAGTGCAACAAGTTGAGTATTTGGGCCACATCATCACTGGAGAGGGTGTTTCCATTGATTCAGCCAAGGTAGCAGCAATTGCTGACTGGCCATTACCTACTACTCCAACACAACTTCGAGGATTTCTGGGTTTATGTGGCTATTACAGAAGATTTGTCAAAATTTTTGGAACCATTGCCAGGCCACTGCATGATGTTCTGAGGAAAGACAGTTTCCAATGGACACAAACCCAAACCCAGGCATTTCAGGATTTAAAACAAGCAATGGTCAGTGCTCCAGTCCTTGCCGTACCTAACTTCTCTGAACCCTTTACATTGGAAACAAATGCTTCTGGAGTAGGATTGGGAGCAGTAATGATGCAGCAAGGTAGCCTCTAG
- the LOC123043576 gene encoding uncharacterized protein isoform X5 — translation MRIRGLAMSGGREVAISAVFTALLVVSILFLPSVLLTSGRLGPSSAKEWPFLAAAKDGGYYPVSFAYLISASTGDAERAARLLAALYHPANSYLLHLDREAPAEEHRRLAELVSGQPVYGRVGNVWIVGKPNLVTYRGPTMLSTTLHAMAVLLRVGRRWDWFVNLSASDYPLVTQDDLMEAFSRLPRDLNFIQHTSHLGWKIQFRPHSKPRMCWRSKCCSTFCFVRRLLPRNGRVGVDHAVAALRGVLRDGVGQPGADAAALPRQPRLLAGVLLPDGGLQLPRVPERHRQQRPAFHPVGHPAQTAPALPRPQGLPPDGAQQRRLRPQVQGRRPRARQDRPGDPQAPTAVPRRRSR, via the exons ATGAGGATTCGGGGGCTGGCGATGAGCGGCGGCAGGGAGGTGGCCATCTCCGCCGTCTTCACGGCGCTCCTCGTCGTCTCCATCCTCTTTCTCCCCTCGGTCCTGCTCACCAGCGGCAGGCTCGGCCCATCCTCCGCCAAGGAGTGGCCGTTCCTCGCGGCGGCCAAGGACGGCGGCTACTACCCGGTGTCGTTCGCGTACCTCATCTCTGCGTCGACGGGGGACGCGGAGCGAGCGGCGAGGCTGCTGGCGGCGCTGTACCACCCGGCCAACAGTTACCTGCTGCACCTGGACCGCGAGGCCCCCGCCGAGGAGCACCGCCGACTGGCTGAGCTGGTGTCCGGGCAGCCCGTGTACGGGCGCGTGGGGAACGTGTGGATCGTGGGGAAGCCCAACCTCGTCACCTACCGCGGACCGACCATGCTGTCCACCACTCTCCACGCGATGGCGGTGCTCCTCCGCGTCGGCCGCCGCTGGGACTGGTTCGTCAACCTCAGCGCCTCCGACTATCCGCTCGTCACCCAGGACG ATTTGATGGAGGCCTTCTCGCGGCTGCCGAGGGATCTCAACTTCATACAGCACACCAGCCACTTGGGCTGGAAGAT ACAATTCAGGCCGCACAGCAAGCCGCGAATGTGCTGGCGAAGCAAATGCTGCAGTACCTTTTGCTTTGTTCGTCGATTGCTTCCAAGAAACGGCAG GGTCGGCGTGGACCATGCTGTCGCGGCGCTTCGCGGAGTACTGCGTGATGGGGTGGGACAACCTGGCGCGGACGCTGCTGCTCTACCACGCCAACCTCGTCTCCTCGCCGGAGTTCTACTTCCAGACGGTGGCCTGCAACTCCCGCGAGTTCCGGAACGCCACCGTCAACAGCGACCTGCATTTCATCCGGTGGGACACCCCGCCCAAACAGCACCCGCTCTACCTCGGCCCCAAGGACTACCGCCGGATGGTGCTCAGCAGCGCCGCCTTCGCCCGCAAGTTCAGGGACGCCGACCTCGTGCTCGACAGGATCGACCGGGAGATCCTCAAGCGCCGACCGCCGTCCCGCGACGACGATCACGGTGA